Proteins from a single region of Massilibacterium senegalense:
- a CDS encoding PadR family transcriptional regulator, producing MSTTTQMLKGLLDGSLLALIAKGETYGYEITEKLKEHHFVLVSEGSIYPVLMRLQKNNYVTSVLRKSPNGPKRKYYSITKEGEIELERFKQQWFKLSSGISSLLEEGK from the coding sequence TTGTCTACTACTACCCAAATGTTAAAAGGCTTATTGGATGGAAGTTTACTTGCACTAATCGCAAAAGGAGAAACATACGGCTACGAAATTACTGAAAAATTAAAAGAGCATCATTTTGTTTTAGTAAGTGAAGGAAGTATTTATCCAGTATTAATGCGATTACAAAAAAATAATTATGTAACATCCGTATTAAGGAAATCACCAAATGGACCAAAAAGGAAGTATTACTCGATTACAAAAGAAGGAGAAATAGAACTAGAAAGATTTAAACAACAGTGGTTTAAACTATCGTCTGGAATATCTTCACTATTAGAAGAGGGAAAATGA
- a CDS encoding ABC transporter ATP-binding protein yields the protein MKKIIIGENIVKSFGVGNEKHNVLDSVSAYIYEGEFVSVMGPSGSGKSTLLYAMSGMDGIDGGKVSFDDKDLSALSEKELADIRRTKMGFVFQQPTLLKNLNILDNIILPSMRDNRKNVTKVTEKARTLMKKFGIAELENRDITQVSGGQLQRAGICRSLINNPKIIFGDEPTGALNSKTAQEIMDIISEINTEGTAVILVTHDAKVAARTDRIMFMFDGKIVSQLQLNKFSGAGLDERIKKVTEKMQEIGI from the coding sequence ATGAAGAAGATAATTATCGGTGAAAATATTGTGAAATCTTTCGGAGTAGGCAATGAAAAGCACAATGTTCTCGACAGTGTGTCCGCCTACATATATGAGGGAGAGTTCGTTTCAGTTATGGGACCTTCAGGATCAGGAAAATCGACACTGTTGTATGCGATGAGTGGAATGGACGGCATTGACGGCGGAAAGGTTTCTTTCGATGACAAAGATCTATCAGCACTTAGTGAAAAGGAGCTTGCCGACATACGCAGAACAAAAATGGGATTTGTTTTTCAGCAGCCGACTTTGCTCAAAAACTTGAATATTCTCGATAACATTATTCTTCCTTCAATGAGGGATAACAGAAAAAACGTTACAAAGGTTACCGAAAAAGCAAGAACGCTTATGAAAAAGTTTGGTATTGCGGAACTGGAAAATCGTGATATTACCCAGGTGTCGGGAGGACAGCTTCAGCGTGCAGGGATATGCCGATCACTTATTAACAATCCTAAAATTATCTTCGGTGACGAACCGACTGGCGCACTTAACTCAAAAACCGCACAGGAAATTATGGACATCATTTCCGAAATTAACACAGAAGGTACAGCAGTTATTCTTGTAACTCACGATGCGAAGGTTGCTGCTAGGACTGATCGTATTATGTTTATGTTCGATGGAAAAATTGTTAGTCAGCTACAATTAAATAAATTTAGTGGCGCAGGCCTTGATGAAAGGATAAAAAAAGTAACTGAAAAAATGCAAGAAATAGGAATTTAG
- a CDS encoding MFS transporter: MNNSVKSFNKFLLLWSGQFVSAIGGGLTSFGLAIYVFQQTGKASAMALVTLLAFMPSLLLSAYSGVLADRYDRRLLMVLGDSLSALGIVFILICMFRGEAQLWQICVGVTISSVFSSLLEPAYKATVTDLLTEEQYTKASGLVQLAGSAKFLISPVIAGFLLTVADIKLLLIIDICTFFVTVLTTFAVRRGLPSKTYEQTKSFIREFKEGWYAISKNRGVLVLVIITSVLTFFLGFIETLSIPMLLAFTDSSVIGTIETIVASGMLVSSVILGFLPIKKNFLKILSIALFCEGMFMAAFGFREHIMLICVSGFFFFAMMPFANTTLDFLVRTNIDHSVQGRAWSLIGIISQLGFVAAYSLSGILADFVFTPLLVDGGVLADSVGKIIGTGSGRGTGFLIIIAGLLLCVTSVILYNLNSVKKLEKRGELCIIE; the protein is encoded by the coding sequence ATGAATAACTCAGTCAAATCCTTTAATAAATTTCTTCTACTTTGGTCGGGTCAATTTGTTTCCGCTATAGGAGGAGGCCTTACGTCATTTGGGCTTGCAATTTATGTTTTCCAGCAAACGGGGAAGGCGTCGGCAATGGCGCTTGTCACCTTGCTTGCGTTTATGCCATCGCTTCTCTTAAGCGCTTATTCGGGAGTGCTTGCAGATCGCTATGACCGTAGGTTATTGATGGTGTTGGGTGATAGTCTTTCCGCACTAGGAATCGTCTTTATTTTAATTTGTATGTTTCGCGGAGAAGCACAGTTATGGCAGATTTGTGTGGGGGTTACCATTAGCTCCGTTTTTTCTTCGCTACTCGAACCCGCATATAAAGCAACGGTTACTGATTTACTTACTGAAGAACAGTATACGAAGGCAAGTGGACTTGTCCAATTGGCGGGTTCGGCAAAATTTCTGATATCTCCTGTTATTGCGGGATTTTTACTCACTGTTGCAGATATAAAGCTGTTGCTTATCATCGACATTTGCACTTTTTTTGTTACCGTTTTAACTACGTTTGCTGTTCGAAGAGGTCTTCCTTCCAAGACATATGAACAAACTAAATCGTTTATACGCGAGTTCAAAGAAGGTTGGTACGCAATTTCCAAAAACAGAGGTGTGTTAGTTCTTGTCATCATCACATCCGTGTTGACTTTTTTTCTCGGATTTATTGAAACACTCTCTATACCTATGCTGCTAGCTTTTACAGATAGTTCTGTAATTGGGACAATTGAAACGATTGTCGCTTCGGGGATGCTTGTATCAAGTGTGATTCTCGGTTTTCTTCCTATAAAGAAAAACTTTTTGAAAATTCTTTCGATTGCGTTGTTTTGTGAAGGAATGTTTATGGCGGCATTTGGATTTCGCGAACATATTATGTTGATCTGTGTCTCCGGATTCTTCTTTTTTGCAATGATGCCTTTTGCAAACACAACTCTCGATTTTCTTGTTCGCACGAACATCGATCATTCTGTTCAGGGAAGAGCATGGTCACTTATCGGGATAATTTCTCAGCTTGGATTTGTTGCAGCTTATTCGCTTTCGGGTATCCTTGCAGATTTTGTGTTCACTCCTTTGTTAGTTGACGGCGGAGTGTTAGCTGATAGTGTGGGGAAAATCATTGGTACAGGTAGTGGCAGAGGAACTGGATTCCTCATTATTATCGCTGGGCTTTTGTTATGTGTTACTTCAGTCATTCTATATAACTTGAACTCAGTTAAAAAGCTTGAAAAAAGAGGTGAACTATGTATCATAGAATAA
- a CDS encoding ABC transporter permease produces MYHRIIRNDILRSKLITLTTMIFVAAAAMLVSLSAILVVNLSGAIDTLMKQAKTPHFMQMHSGDIDTVRLADFAKQNSHVDEFQVIEFLNVDGAKIVIDGKSLAENIQDNGFSTQSKKFDYLLDLDGNVINVSDGEIYVPVGYMKDGTAKVGDKVVIDRKKFTVAGFLRDSQMNSLLASSKRFLVSENDYAEIKDVGRTEYLIEFRLKDLSEIGAFETAYTSAGLEANGPTITYPLFKMLNAISDGLMIAVILLVSVLVVAIALMCIRFTLLAKIEDDYREIGVMKAIGLRVSDIKKIYLVKYAVIAAIGCILGFALSFVFRGILLENIRLYMGESENSSFALLFGIIGILLVFFAIIAYVNGVLRRFRKISAAEAIRFGTSQEKNVGAKRFNLSGNRLFNTNIFLGIKDVLARKKLYATMFAVLIISAFIIIVPQNLYNTISSKSFITYMGIGNSDLRIDIQQTDNISEKASEIIKTMSNDRAISKYTLLTTKTFKAKTEDGSEERLKIELGDHSIFPVEYSEGRAPSAEDEIALSAMNAEELSKKVGDIMTLVIEGKEKKLTVSGIYSDITNGGKTAKAVFSDNSADIMWYVICAELSDQSLINSKISEYADKFYYAKVSDIDEYIEQTYGSTISSLGMASFVAIVVALMITVLVTLLFMKMLVAKDRYSIAVIKSLGFTNLDITIQYVARSVFVLIIGIVIGTILANTLGEVLASMVILSFGASSFEFVVNPLSAYLLCPLLMVCSVLIATIIGSSSAGQIKISENMKE; encoded by the coding sequence ATGTATCATAGAATAATTCGTAATGACATTTTAAGAAGCAAACTAATAACACTAACAACGATGATATTTGTCGCTGCCGCGGCTATGCTTGTTTCTCTCTCGGCAATACTTGTCGTCAATCTTTCAGGTGCGATAGATACACTTATGAAGCAGGCGAAAACTCCGCATTTTATGCAGATGCATTCAGGTGATATTGATACGGTACGGCTTGCTGATTTCGCGAAGCAGAACAGCCATGTCGATGAATTTCAGGTGATTGAATTTCTCAATGTTGACGGTGCGAAAATTGTAATTGACGGAAAATCGCTTGCGGAAAATATTCAGGACAACGGATTCAGCACACAAAGCAAAAAATTTGATTATCTCCTTGATCTTGACGGGAATGTTATAAATGTATCGGACGGGGAGATTTATGTTCCGGTAGGTTATATGAAGGACGGCACTGCAAAAGTCGGTGACAAAGTTGTGATAGACAGAAAGAAATTTACCGTTGCAGGATTTTTACGCGATTCACAGATGAATTCATTGCTTGCCTCGTCAAAGAGGTTTCTTGTAAGCGAAAATGATTATGCGGAAATAAAGGATGTTGGACGGACAGAATATCTGATTGAGTTCAGATTAAAGGACCTGTCTGAAATTGGTGCATTCGAAACTGCTTACACCTCCGCAGGACTTGAAGCAAACGGACCGACAATAACATATCCGCTTTTTAAAATGCTTAATGCCATTTCTGATGGTCTGATGATTGCAGTCATCCTTCTTGTAAGTGTACTTGTCGTTGCAATCGCATTAATGTGTATACGCTTTACGCTTCTTGCGAAAATTGAAGACGACTACCGCGAAATAGGTGTGATGAAAGCAATAGGGCTACGTGTTTCCGACATAAAAAAGATTTATCTTGTGAAATACGCAGTGATTGCGGCAATTGGTTGTATTCTCGGATTTGCACTTTCCTTTGTGTTCAGAGGCATCCTTCTTGAAAATATACGGCTTTATATGGGGGAAAGTGAAAACTCCTCGTTTGCCTTGCTGTTCGGAATAATCGGCATACTGCTTGTCTTCTTTGCAATCATTGCCTATGTAAACGGAGTATTGAGACGCTTTCGAAAAATATCTGCTGCCGAAGCAATCCGTTTTGGTACATCGCAGGAAAAAAACGTAGGAGCAAAGCGTTTTAACCTGAGTGGAAACCGGTTGTTTAACACGAATATTTTTCTCGGTATCAAAGATGTACTTGCAAGGAAAAAGCTGTACGCTACAATGTTTGCGGTTCTGATAATCTCGGCATTTATCATTATCGTTCCACAGAACTTGTACAACACGATTTCTTCAAAAAGCTTCATCACATATATGGGGATAGGCAATAGTGATTTGCGTATTGACATACAGCAGACGGACAATATTTCTGAAAAAGCTTCGGAAATTATAAAAACGATGAGTAACGATCGTGCGATTTCAAAGTACACCTTGCTTACAACAAAAACATTCAAAGCAAAGACAGAGGATGGCTCGGAAGAAAGGTTGAAAATAGAACTCGGCGACCATTCTATATTCCCAGTAGAATATTCCGAGGGCAGAGCACCAAGCGCAGAAGATGAAATTGCGCTTTCGGCCATGAACGCTGAAGAACTGAGCAAAAAGGTCGGAGATATCATGACACTGGTGATTGAGGGAAAAGAAAAGAAACTTACGGTAAGCGGTATTTATTCCGACATTACCAACGGAGGTAAAACTGCAAAGGCTGTTTTTTCCGACAATTCGGCGGACATTATGTGGTACGTAATCTGTGCTGAGCTTTCAGATCAATCTCTTATCAATAGTAAAATTTCGGAATATGCGGATAAATTTTATTATGCAAAGGTTTCGGATATTGATGAATATATTGAACAAACATACGGTTCGACAATCAGCTCCCTCGGAATGGCCTCCTTTGTTGCAATTGTTGTTGCGCTGATGATAACGGTATTGGTTACACTATTGTTTATGAAAATGCTTGTCGCAAAGGACAGATATTCCATTGCCGTAATAAAATCGTTGGGTTTTACAAACTTGGATATTACAATACAGTATGTTGCGCGTTCGGTATTTGTTCTCATTATAGGAATTGTTATTGGGACGATTCTAGCAAACACTCTCGGAGAGGTACTTGCGAGCATGGTTATCTTATCGTTTGGAGCGTCGTCGTTTGAGTTTGTTGTTAACCCACTTTCTGCGTACCTATTATGTCCATTGCTGATGGTATGCTCGGTACTTATCGCAACAATTATCGGCTCATCGAGTGCGGGACAAATAAAAATATCCGAAAATATGAAGGAGTAG
- a CDS encoding TetR/AcrR family transcriptional regulator, which produces MRKEAKVRKNEILDAADELFGQKGFDGTSTNDILEKVGIARGTLYHHFKSKENIMDALIERYSARLLGAAQEIAADKSIPVVERIIGVVMALNISGGNSKEIMEHIHKPQNALMHQKIQKVIINGVPPILAEIIREGIDQGMFNTPFPYECMEMVVIYATTIFDNDMVTMTNEELFSRMVAFICNVERLLGAESGSLMDTLKMFGMKDGSNNE; this is translated from the coding sequence ATGAGAAAAGAAGCTAAAGTACGTAAGAACGAAATTCTTGACGCGGCAGATGAACTGTTCGGTCAGAAGGGATTTGACGGGACAAGTACAAACGATATTCTCGAAAAGGTCGGTATTGCGCGTGGAACATTGTATCATCACTTTAAATCGAAGGAGAATATTATGGACGCGCTGATTGAGCGGTACAGTGCCCGTCTTTTGGGAGCGGCTCAGGAAATCGCTGCAGACAAGAGCATACCTGTAGTCGAGCGCATTATCGGTGTTGTGATGGCACTGAACATAAGTGGCGGAAATAGCAAGGAAATTATGGAGCACATTCATAAGCCGCAGAACGCACTTATGCATCAAAAAATACAAAAAGTTATCATCAATGGTGTTCCACCGATATTAGCGGAAATCATTCGCGAGGGTATTGATCAGGGAATGTTCAATACACCATTTCCGTATGAGTGCATGGAAATGGTTGTAATCTATGCGACTACCATTTTTGATAATGATATGGTTACAATGACGAACGAGGAGCTCTTTTCACGAATGGTTGCCTTTATCTGCAATGTAGAAAGGTTGCTTGGTGCAGAAAGTGGAAGTCTAATGGACACTTTAAAAATGTTTGGTATGAAAGACGGTAGCAACAATGAATAA